The nucleotide sequence tgggctggtaacacagtgacatgatgtgagggagagaacaggagtataatagaggctgatggctcctgatgtacgagatataccagagagtgtggggaggagactggtcagatctctgggctggtaacacacagtgacatgatgtgaaggtgagagcaggagtataatagaggctccagactccacactgggaaaaaacaaattcctcattagtttgtactgacagaggagggtgtaggataagagattgctgtagtgactgaggaaggagaatatgggactcttttctgtaataagtgtttattactcacctgtgctgatatctgtagggatctcctcctccttacactgctgatcacccctcacatacgtctcttcttctccctctatatcttctgcctttatatcagtcacatacgtctcttcttctccctctatatcttctgcctttatatcagtcacatacgtctcttcttctccctctagatcttctgcctttatatcagtcacatacgtctcttcttctccctctatatcttctgcctttatatcagtcacatacgtcacttcttctccctctatatcttctgcctttatatcagtcacatacgtctcttcttctccctctgtatcttctgtctctatatcagtcacatacgtcacttcttctccctctatatcttctgcctttatatcagtcacatacatctcttcttcttcctctatatcttctgcctttatatcagtcacatacatctctacttcttcctctatatcttctgcctttatatcagtcacatacgtctcttcttctccctctatactttctgcctttatatcagtcacatacgtctcttcttctccctctatatcttctgcctttatatcagtcacatatgtctcttcttctccctctatatcttctgcctttatatcagtcacatacgtctcttcttctccctctatatcttctgcctttatatcagtcacatacgtctcttcttctccctctatatcttctgcctttatatcagtcacatacgtctcttcttctccatctatatcttctgccttcatatcagtcacatacgtctcttcttctccctctatactttctgcctttatatcagtcacatatgtctcttcttctccctctgtatcttctgcctttatatcagtcacatacgtctcttcttctccctctgtatcttctgcctttatatcagtcacatacgtctcttcttctccctctgtatctttgattttaatattatttaatttggcttcaccctatgtaaacaagacaaatataatgacacacagctcctctacacaacatatagtgatagtcactttggtttattggggagaccctatagcccacctacctgatcctcctgtgggatcctgtgatactcctctgtacagtcctgggaatacagaggacggggacatctctctgagatatctctgttactgggtctatCTGTAGGAGATACATAGTGActtagtacagtgtatatatgtgattatcagatgatgagtGTATATAggggggccccatacctgctctcccctgtaaaaTACATAAcaatctcctcttacccagtgatataAGGGGCCGGTgactctccatcatcacgtccttgtacagacccctgtgttcctctatacactccacctcctgcatggagacatagacagtgacatcatgacaccgtataggaacctgacacagagtgatgcagtcatcacccagacatatccactggcgttactgtataatgtcccattcccagcagtcacctctccagtcatcacccagacacgtcccctggtgttactgtataatgccccattcccagcagtcatctctccagtcaccacccagacacttcctctggtgttactgtataatgccccattcccagcagccacctctccagtcatcacccagacacatcccctggtgttactgtataatgccctatttccagcagtcaccacttcagtcatcacccagatacatttcctggtgttactgtataacgtcccattcccagcagtcacctctccagtcatcacccaaacacatcccctggtgttactgtataatgtcccatcccagcagtcaactctccagtcatcgcccagacacatcccctggtgttactgtataatgtcccattcccagcagtcacctctccagtcatcacccatacacctcacctggtgttactgtataatgtcccattcccagcagtcacctctccagtcatcacccagacacgtctcctggtgttactttataatgccacattcccagcattcacctctccagtcatcaccgagacacataccccggtgttactgtataatgtcccattcccggtagtcacctctccagtcatcacccagacacataccccggtgttactgtataatgtcccattcccggcagtcacctctccagtcatcacaagagacatcccctggtgttactgtataatgtcccattcccagcagtcacctctccagtcatcacccagacacgtcccctggtgttactgtataatgtcccattcccagcaatcatctctccagtcatcacccagacacgtctcctggtgttactgtataatgtcccattcccagcagtcacctctccagtcatcacccagacacatcccctggtgttactgtataatgccccattcagagcagtcacctctccagtcagcagctgaatgatcttgttggtgagttccaggatcttctggtcactgtgtctctcatgtattagtgagagaggtggaggcactgggatggggctctgggttctactcattcctcctgacacacggggatggctgttgagtatctcacactcattggatgtcttcttcactactgtgtaatcctgagtaatggaggagacatcaaatatcaatatatacacttccagatcccccctcacctccccagtcatgtcactttattattactatagatataagtgacttcacagtgacgcttctgaatcatctcacctccccagtcatgtcactgtattatttttacagatgtgagtgacgtcactatgaagctctaaaatcccttcacctccccagtcatgtccctgtattatttctatagatatgtgatgtcactgtgacgctcccagatccccatacctcccaagtcatgtccctgtattattactattgatataagtgatgtcactgtgacactcccagattccctcacctccccagtcatatccctgtattattactatagatatgtgatgtcactgtgacgctcccagatcccctcacctcccaagtcatgtccctgtattattactattgatataagtgatgtcactgtgacgctcccagatcccctcacccccacccagtcatgtctctgtattattgctacagatataagtgaggtcattgtgatgctcccagatcccctcacctccccagtcatgtccttgtattattactatagatatgtgacatcattgcgcctctcccagatcccctcacctccccagtcatgttctcgtattattacaatagatataagtgatgtcactgtgacactcccagatcccctcaccctccccagtcatgtctctgtattattactagaaataagtgatgttacagttatgctaccatattccctcacctccccattaatgtccctgtattattactatagatataagttaggtcactgtgacgctcccagattccctcacctccccagtcatgtcactctattatgactacagatattagtgatgtcactgtgacgctcccagatcccatcacctccccagtcatgtccctgtattattactttagatataagtgatgtcactgtgagacTCCCAgatacccctcacctccccagtcatgtccctgaattattactatagataaaagtgacatcactgtgatgctgccagatcccctcacctcgtcACATCCCTGAGTTATTACTATAAATATGCTATGTCAAAGTGAtgctcacagatcccctcacctccccagtcatgtccctgtatcatcactatagatatatgtgacatcCCAGTGACGCTTCTATATCCCCTCACATCTCCAGTCATgtttctgtattattactatagatataagttaggttactgtgacgctcccagattccatcacctccccagtcacgtccctgtattattactatagatatatgtgatgtcactgtgatgctgtcagatcccctcacctccccagtcaggtccctgtattattactatagatatgtgatgtccctGTGACAGTCCCAGActccctcatctccccagtcacgtccctgtattattactatggatATAAGCGTAGTTACTGTGATGCTGTCAGattacctcacctccccagtaatatacctgtattattgctatagataaaagtgatgtcccAGTGAGGCTCCCaaatcccatcacctccccagtcaggtccctgtattattactatagatatgtgatgttactgtgacactcccagatccccttatctcctcagtcatatccctgtattatttttatagatataagtgatgtcactgtgacgttccCAGATCACCTCAACTCACCAGTTATGTCCCTGTGTATTTCTATAGCTATATGTGACATCATTGTGACATTCCTAGATTCcatcaactccccagtcatgtccctgtattattactacagatataagtgttgtcactgtgacactcccagatcccctcacctccccagtcatgtccctgtattattattattattatagatacaagtgaagtcactgtgatgctcccagatcctctcacctccccagtcatgtccctgcattattattattattattattattattatagatataagagaagtcactgtgatgctcccagaacccctcacctccccggtcatgtccctgtattattattattattattattataattattattattattataatagatataagtgaagtcactgtagtgctcccagaacccctcacctccccagtcatgtccctgtattattactatagatatgtgatgtcactgtgacactcccagataccctcacctccccagtcatgtccctgaattattactatagatatatgtgacatcacagtgacgcttccatatcacctcacctccccagtcatgtccccgtattattatagatataagttaggttactgtgacgctcccagattccatcacctccccagtcacgtctctgtattattactatagatatgtcacagtgatgctcccagattccatcacctccccagtcacgtctctgtattattactatagatataagttaggtcactgtgaccctcccagattccctcacctaccatgtcatgtccctctattatgactatagatattagtgatgtcactgtgacgctcccagatcctttcacctccccagtcatgtccctgtattaatactaGCGATAtatgtaatgtcactgtgacacttccagatcccctaacctccccagtcatgttcctgtattattactatagctgtatgtgatgtcactgtgatgctcccagattccctcacctccccagtaatatacctgaattattactatagatataagtgatgtcacagtgaggctgccaaatcccctcacctcccaagtcaggtccctgtattattactatagatataagtgatgtctctgtgatgctccaagatcccatcacctccccagtcatgtccctgtattattactatatatgtgacgtcactgtgcctctcctaaatcccctcacctccccagtcatgtccctgtattgctatagatactagtgatgtcagtgtgacactcccagatctcctcacctctccagtcatatacgtattattaatatagatataaggtcacagtggcgCTCTCAGATTCACTaacctccagtcatgtccctgtattattactatagatataagtgatgtcaatgtgacattaccagatcccctcacctccccagtcatgtccctgtattattactatagatataagtgatgtcaatgtgACACTCCCAGTACCTCTcacgtccccagtcatgtccctgtattactactatagataagtgatgtcacagtgacgctcccagatccactcacctccccagtcagcaggtaaatgatctccagggtgatttttattatcctctcagtcctgtgactcctgtccttgtccatcctcggtgaatcagatacagaacgtgtgatgtgtaataaagactccgttcctcacagctggagttcctggaataaatagaatacataaaacatattgcacatgtaacatagtaaatatggaataaagtggccattaagtctcctatttccccccccccccacacccatagAGTCCTGATCAGTGTCTCCTacgttcctgtgacccagccccataaggctgtactgcatagtgggcctgatgtagattgtagcgctattgtgggcggagtcacaatgagctgatgttcggtacaccgctcatgtgcacgacccgtacggagcatgtgctctatgtgtcctgagttgtcagacgagtatggctgcagccatgaagtggtgtaagggtgagaattggttcTGAAGGGACAGGATCTCCTAAAggaaatttcatggcctcattcatggagTTGGCATGAGGCTGTAGGGTGGGTGGTGGCAGGAGACAGGAAGGCAagaaaaggtggcaggagacaggcagggggtggcaggagacaggcaggggaaaggcagccagaGACAGACAGGGAAAAGGCGGcaggacacagacagggaaaggcagccagagacaggcaggggaaaggcggccggagacaggcagtgaaaggcagccggagacagacaggggaaaagccgcaggagacagacagggaaaggcggcaggagacagacaggggaaaggcggtaggagacaggcaggagacaggcagcggaaaggcggcaggagacaggcaggggaaaggcggcaggagacaggcaggggaaaggcggcaggagacaggcaggggaaaggcggcaggagacaggctggggaaaggcggcaggagacaggctggggaaaggcggcaggagacaggctggggaaacgtggcaggagacaggctggggaaaagcggcaggagacaggctggggaaaagcggcaggagacaggctggggaaacgcggcagagacagacaggggaaaggcggcaggagacaggcaggggagcaGCCGCATGGAGTAACATGAGATGGTGCTCGGAtggggtcagcagcagcagccacgagcggggtacagtgtcagctgcctgcaggctataacccggccctcccataccagaggctcctgccatgctagacccgcagccccctgcctcctacccacaccctctgcagcctagGAAGGATAAGCTGCTGGGAGCCCCCTGAGGCGGATGAGTGAGGAAGCCCCCTGGAGGAGTAAGTGCCGCTCTCTGTGCCTGCTTCTAGATGCTGCCCTCCCCTACTTGCTGCATGGGTGCAGATGTTGGCAGCGCACACAGCATGAAAAAACAAGGTTTGTTGGCGCTAGGCAGGTCTGTGATGGAATACACTttaggattagcagccacctggagaggggtagccggcctcctcaaacaGAGACAAATATGGGGAATACCATggaggcgctctatccaaatgatgcagccaaaaaataattaaaacactgtttattacacacaagaaaataaaaacaatataaacagtaatatagaccaaaacatatactaatgggtgttaccctgaggtgtatgatatctctggtatatataatatacacaatgagtatacacaaaggtatcactgataaaaccaatgtaaaaggaaaacgctgatccttctacataggagactctcagaggttttgtcagtctcttatagtaaattatcagcgcacagtgtgagtgagaaTAAATCCTCCAGCTGATATGGTTCATACAGGAATGTGCCCTGAACCAGAATGACCTTTATATGGTAATTGTCCATCCGCTTAGTTCCGGTGTAACAACAAAGTGAGTTACATGTGTATAGATGTGATGGTAGTTAGTAGTCACTGCACCAGTATTGGTAGTCCTTGCGGCACAAAGTTGATACTGCAGACCCGCTCCGTATCACCCTTTGCCCGGGTGAAGAAGCTCTGGGCGGCGCGGTCTGCTATAAGCTGTTCGCTGTCGTGCGGTGCAATGTGGATGCGCAGAGCCGCTGTCTCGTACTCCCAGCACGGGTAAGGTTTGTATCAGCAGCACAGTGTCTGGACTTACCCGGAATAGGGAGGAACAGATGGTGCAGTCTCTCCACAAAGTGCATTTCACATTTGCCGGCAATTGGTGAACCA is from Pseudophryne corroboree isolate aPseCor3 chromosome 3 unlocalized genomic scaffold, aPseCor3.hap2 SUPER_3_unloc_12, whole genome shotgun sequence and encodes:
- the LOC134983321 gene encoding retinitis pigmentosa 1-like 1 protein, whose amino-acid sequence is MQEVECIEEHRGLYKDVMMESHRPLISLDRPSNRDISERCPRPLYSQDCTEEYHRIPQEDQGEAKLNNIKIKDTEGEEETYVTDIKAEDTEGEEETYVTDIKAEDTEGEEETYVTDIKAESIEGEEETYVTDMKAEDIDGEEETYVTDIKAEDIEGEEETYVTDIKAEDIEGEEETYVTDIKAEDIEGEEETYVTDIKAEDIEGEEETYVTDIKAESIEGEEETYVTDIKAEDIEEEVEMYVTDIKAEDIEEEEEMYVTDIKAEDIEGEEVTYVTDIETEDTEGEEETYVTDIKAEDIEGEEVTYVTDIKAEDIEGEEETYVTDIKAEDLEGEEETYVTDIKAEDIEGEEETYVTDIKAEDIEGEEETYVRGDQQCKEEEIPTDITAFLH